The nucleotide window ACATTCCGCCTGGTACCTTGAACAGTATTCTCAAACAGGCAGGATTGAAGGAGTAACGCAATGCGGTACCTCGTGATCGTTGAAAAAGGCGAGTCGAGTTGGGGCGCTCACGTCCCTGACCTCCCGGGTTGTATTGCGGTGGCAGCAACACGGAAGGACGTGAAAGCGTTGATCAAAGACGCGATTGACTTTCACCTGGAAGGTCTACGTGAACACGGCGAGCCCATTCCGGTCCCTTCTTCCGAAAGCGAATTTATTGAGACAGACGCGGCCTAACCATCCCGTGCCCGCGACCGCCTCCAGCTTCATCAGGGGATGATGGGATAACAGC belongs to Deltaproteobacteria bacterium and includes:
- a CDS encoding type II toxin-antitoxin system HicB family antitoxin; this translates as MRYLVIVEKGESSWGAHVPDLPGCIAVAATRKDVKALIKDAIDFHLEGLREHGEPIPVPSSESEFIETDAA